The nucleotide sequence ATTGCTCGGCAATTTTGATCAGACTGTCACCGATTTTGACTGTATGAAATATTTTTTTTGCCGCTGGAACATAAATTCGCAGTTTGCTATTCAAAACCGTTGCATCCGAAGCCAGAAGATTCCAAGTCATTATATCTTTAACGCTGACACCGTATTGGCGCGCAATCCTCTCCATATAATCTCCTTCGCGCACCGTATGAACAATATAAAACCGTTGGGAATCACTGCTGGCAACCACACTATCCAACGTAATGACCTGGGCTAGAGTAGTACTATCGGTTTGAACTGTGCTGACATTAACAAGCGGTGTGGCATCGGATGGAAGCATCAATTCCCATGTCCCTGCGGGAAGCTCATATTTCATGATCCAATAATTGAGTAGTTTCAATTTCTTGTAAGTCGTTCCGTTCTCTATCGCCCATTTCCCAAGATCATTAATAGGACCTTTCACAGTTATCGTTTTCGTACCGGTATCATATGGTTCGTAATAATCCTCGTCATCAAACTGAAAACCGTATTTCTCGGGATGTTGAAGTAATTCTTTGATAACAACAATATGAAAAATATAATTGCGCGTTTCTTTATTTAAAAATGATTCGAAGTAATCATTTTGCCGTTGCATCCGAATCACTTCATTGATGTTTCCCTGTCCGGTGTTATACGCCGCTGCCGCCATGCTCCAACTTCCAAATTGTTCACGAAGGCTTTTGAGCATCGTAATTGCGGCGCGAGTTGATTTTTCGACGTGAAACCTTTCGTCGACGATTTTGTCGACACGTAAACCCCAAAGTTTAGCGGTCGAAGGAATAAATTGCCAGAGACCGCCGGCATCGGCATGCGAATATGCATCAATGCGAAGCGAGCTCTCGGCACAGGCCAGAAATTTCAAATCATCCGGCACGTCCATCTCTTTTAGAATTTTTTCAAACACAGGAAAGTAACGCTGGCTCCGTTTCAGCATTTGCATTATCCGAAAATCCGTGCTGAGTACGAGATAGTAGGCGTCTTCTAGGCGTTCCCGGACATCACTCACTTCTATCGGAATTCGTTCACCACAAAATTCCATTGAATCCGGCAACTGAAACGAATTAATGTGTTGAGCAGAAGCTGTTTGCAGTGAGTCCTTTTCTGCTGCTATAGTCGAACTCAAAGTTATCAGAACGAGAAGCCAGGCTTTCATCCACTTGTACTTTCTTATGGGAGTCAATGAGCGAAACTGGTTCTAATTTTACTAACAAAAGTAATTCCTGCCGAGGAAACATGCAACCCGATAAATAAAAAAGCAGGCAACCATTCAATGGATGCCTGCTTAAGAACGAAGAACGAAGAGGGTGTGTAACTTCCTCCTCATCACAAACTTACTTGTGTAATCCAGATGGAATTACTGTAAGTATAATCCGTTAATCGGATTATTTTTTGGATGATTTCTTCGCGCCTTTTTTGCCTGATTTTTTCGAAGTAGATTTCTTCGAACCAGCTTTTTTGGTCGCCATACTTATGTTCCTTTCACTGAGTATAACGTTTAGTTAATTAACTGAGAGACATTTCCTTCTCTCATTACGATTTTAACTTTTTTTGTTTTGAAAGTCAACAAAATTCTGCATTTAGAGATAAAGCCTTGAAAAACCTTG is from bacterium and encodes:
- a CDS encoding transglycosylase SLT domain-containing protein, producing MKAWLLVLITLSSTIAAEKDSLQTASAQHINSFQLPDSMEFCGERIPIEVSDVRERLEDAYYLVLSTDFRIMQMLKRSQRYFPVFEKILKEMDVPDDLKFLACAESSLRIDAYSHADAGGLWQFIPSTAKLWGLRVDKIVDERFHVEKSTRAAITMLKSLREQFGSWSMAAAAYNTGQGNINEVIRMQRQNDYFESFLNKETRNYIFHIVVIKELLQHPEKYGFQFDDEDYYEPYDTGTKTITVKGPINDLGKWAIENGTTYKKLKLLNYWIMKYELPAGTWELMLPSDATPLVNVSTVQTDSTTLAQVITLDSVVASSDSQRFYIVHTVREGDYMERIARQYGVSVKDIMTWNLLASDATVLNSKLRIYVPAAKKIFHTVKIGDSLIKIAEQYKVSIDQIKQWNNLSGDVAVLGTNLTIYIGMN